The Rattus rattus isolate New Zealand chromosome 1, Rrattus_CSIRO_v1, whole genome shotgun sequence genome includes a region encoding these proteins:
- the Pnpla5 gene encoding patatin-like phospholipase domain-containing protein 5 produces the protein MLQRSTKAEESAVPRPKRPIMDFLEVEGGWSLSFSGSGYLGLYHVGVTECLRQRAPRLIQGARRFYGSSSGALNALSIICGKSADFACSNLLALVKHVERLSLGIFHPAYGPIEHIKKKLQDDLPDNSHILASQRLGISLTRWPDGQNFIVTDFATRDELIQALVCTLYFPFYCGTIPPAFRGERFIDGALSNNLPFSYCPTTITVSPFNGTVDICPQSTSSSLFELTAFNASFQISTRNFFLGFKSLFPPKPEVVADYCRQGYLDALRFLERRGLTKEPVLWSLVSKEPPALVEGPRGTDHSQGQEAGLIVRWDIPNVLVKDVPNFELLSPELEAALKKGCKRDFWAQIQCSVPGKVLTYLLLPCTLPFEYAYFRSRRLMQWLPDVPDDLYWMQGLLKSTTLEVYSMAKSWLLSLGSPLVTSADAGLLRQQKGTAAAGNRPLNHRFADCALG, from the exons ATGCTCCAGCGCAGCACCAAGGCTGAGGAGTCTGCAGTCCCGCGTCCCAAGCGCCCAATTATGGACTTCCTGGAGGTAGAGGGCGGTTGGAGCCTGTCCTTCTCAGGCTCTGGCTACCTGGGCCTCTACCACGTGGGTGTCACCGAGTGTCTGCGCCAGCGCGCGCCGCGCCTCATCCAGGGTGCCCGCCGCTTCTACGGCTCCTCCTCCGGCGCGCTCAACGCCCTGAGCATCATCTGTGGCAAGTCCGCAG ACTTCGCCTGCTCCAATCTCCTGGCCCTGGTGAAACACGTGGAGCGGCTGAGCCTGGGCATCTTCCATCCGGCCTATGGACCCATTGAGCACATCAAGAAAAAGCTGCAAGACGACTTACCCGACAACAGCCATATTCTGGCCTCCCAGAGGCTGGGCATCTCCCTGACCCGATGGCCTGATGGTCAGAACTTCATAGTCACTGATTTTGCCACTCGGGATGAACTCATCCAG GCTCTGGTCTGCACCTTGTATTTTCCCTTTTACTGTGGGACGATACCCCCGGCATTCAGAGGGGAG CGCTTCATTGACGGGGCTCTGAGCAACAACTTGCCCTTCTCCTACTGTCCTACTACCATCACCGTCTCTCCTTTCAATGGGACAGTGGACATCTGTCCCCAGAGCACCTCATCCAGCCTTTTTGAGCTAACCGCCTTCAATGCCAGTTTCCAGATCTCTACCAGGAACTTCTTTCTGGGGTTCAAATCCCTGTTTCCCCCCAAGCCTGAG GTGGTGGCTGACTATTGCAGACAAGGTTACCTGGATGCCCTGAGGTTCTTGGAGAGACGGG GACTTACCAAGGAGCCAGTGCTGTGGTCGCTGGTTTCTAAGGAGCCTCCAGCCCTCGTGGAGGGGCCCAGGGGAACTGACCATAGCCAGGGTCAGGAGGCTGGTCTGATTGTCAGGTGGGACATCCCCAATGTGCTGGTAAAGGACGTGCCCAACTTCGAGCTGCTGTCACCGGAGCTGGAGGCTG CACTGAAAAAGGGATGCAAGAGAGACTTCTGGGCCCAAATCCAGTGTTCAGTGCCAGGGAAGGTGCTGACCTACCTGCTTTTGCCCTGTACGCTGCCCTTTGAGTATGCCTATTTCCGGAGCAGGAG GCTGATGCAATGGTTGCCGGATGTGCCAGATGACTTGTATTGGATGCAGGGCCTACTGAAGAGCACCACTCTCGAGGTCTACTCCATGGCGAAGTCATGGCTTCTCAGCTTGGGCAG CCCACTTGTCACCAGTGCAGACGCTGGTCTCCTCCGGCAGCAGAAGGGGACAGCTGCTGCTGGGAACAGGCCCTTGAACCACAGGTTCGCGGATTGCGCACTGGGCTAG